CCGAAGTCCTTGCCCTTGCGCAGGATCACGTTCTCGTCCTCGTCGGGCAGCTCCCACACCGCGCGCAGACACTCGCGCATGGAACCCGCCCAGCCGATACCCGTGAACAGCAGGACGGCGCCCGCGATGAGGCCGACGGTGCCGGCGTTCTGGACCAGCGCGCCGACGTCCAGTTGGTCGGAGATGCCGGGCACCTGGTCGGCGATCTTGTCCTGGAGTTCGTTCTGCTGCTCGGTGCTGAGCGTGGCGGCGGCGATCGCGGCGGCCACGGTGAGCAGCGGGAACAGCGCGACGAAGCTGGTGAACGTCATCGCCGCGGCCAGCCGGGTCCACTTCACCCGGTCCAGCCGCTCGTACGACCGCCACGCGTGCGTGGCCGTCAGGCGCACCCAGAGGGGCCCGACGACGGGGAGTCTCTTCAGCCAGTCCATGATCGGATCTTGCCCTCCGTGCGGACGACCGATGTGCGGGTACCCCGAAAACACGCCGTGCCGCGGCCGAGGTGGCGTGGGAGCTCGGGCAGGAGTGTCGGCCCACCGTAGGCGCCCCGGCCGAGGTGGTTCATCCCGCCCATGGGGACTCACCGTTCACGGGACCATGACCCGAACTCCGGAAATATTGAGCGACATCCCATTAATCACCCATTTCGGGGAGGAAGCGGATGTTTACGACTGAATCGCAGCTGTAGCGGCGATACGGTCACCGGCATGTCTGCCGACACCGTTCCCGTCACGGGCTGGGGCCGCACCGCCCCCACCGCGGCCCGTCTGACCCGCCCCCGGAGCTACGAGGAGGCCGTGGCCGCCGTGCGGGGCTGCGGGGCCCGCGGAGGCATCCCGAGGGGCCTGGGGCGGGCGTACGGGGACGCGGCGCAGAACGCCGGTGGCGCGGTGTTCGACATGACCGGCCTGGACCGCGTCCACGCGATCGACGCGGACGGCGGCACCGTACTGTGCGACGCGGGCGTCTCCCTGCACCGGCTGATGGAGGTGCTGCTGCCGCTCGGCTGGTTCGTGCCGGTGACGCCCGGCACCCGCCATGTCACCGTCGGCGGAGCGATCGGCGCCGACGTCCACGGCAGGAACCACCATGTGTCCGGCTCCTTCTCCCGCCATGTGCTGTCCTTCGAACTCCTCACCGCCGACGGCGAGATCCGCACCGTACGGCGGGACACACCCTTGTTCGACGCGACCACCGGTGGCATGGGCCTGACCGGGATGATCCTCACCGCGACGGTCCAGCTCCAGCCGGTCGAGACCTCGCTGATGTCGGTCGACACGGAACGCGCGCGTGACCTCGACGACCTGATGGCCCGTCTGACGGCGACCGATCACGCGTACCGCTATTCGGTCGCCTGGATCGACCTGCTGGCCCGCGGTGCGGCGACGGGACGGGCGGTGCTGACGCGGGGGAACCATGCTCCGCTGGACGCGCTGAGAGCTTCAGGGACGCCCGGACGTGGCACACGCGCGCGTAGGAATGCGCTGGCCTTCCGGACCCCGCGCCTCCCGTCCCCGCCCGCCTTCCTTCCCGAGGGGTTGCTCAACCGCACGACCGTGGGGCTGTTCAACGAGCTCTGGTACCGGAAGGCGCCTCGCGCGCGCACCGGCCGCCTCCAGCGGATCCCCGCCTTCTTCCACCCCCTGGACGGCGTGCCCCACTGGAACCGGGTCTACGGCCGCGGCGGCCTCGTCCAGTACCAGTTCGTCGTCGGGCACGGCCACGAGGAGGCGCTGCACCGGATCGTGCGGCGGGTCTCCGGCCACCGGTGCCCGTCCTTCCTCGCCGTCCTGAAGCGGTTCGGGGACGCCGACCCGGGCTGGCTGTCCTTCCCTGTGCCGGGCTGGACGCTGGCCCTCGACCTCCCGGCCCGCCTTCCCGGTCTCGGCCCTCTCCTGGACGCGCTGGACGACGAGGTGGCCGCCGTCGGCGGGCGGGTCTGCCTCGCCAAGGACTCCCGGCTGCGGCCGGAGCTGCTCGCCACCATGTACCCGCGTCTCGACGACTTCCGTGCGCTGCGCGCGGAGCTGGATCCGCGCGGGGTGTTCACCTCGGACCTGTCCCGCCGTCTCGCCCTCTAGCCGACCCCGGCGGCCCGCGGGCCGCCCCAAGGAGCTGCTCGTGAAAGACGCCTTCGGTCTCCCCCAGTCCCTGCTCGTCCTCGGCGGCACGTCCGAGATCGCGCTGGCCACCGCCCGCCGTCTCGTCGTGCGCCGCGTCCGCACGGTGTGGCTGGCGGGGCGCCCCTCCCCCGCCCTGGAGAGCGCCGCCACGGAACTGCGCACCCTGGGGGCCGACGTCCACACGGTCGCCTTCGACGCGCTGGACCCCGAGTCCCACGAGGCGGTGCTCGGCAAGGTCTTCACGGAGGGCGACGTCGACATGGTGCTGCTCGCCTTCGGGATCCTCGGCGACCAGGCCCACGACGAGCGCGAGCCGGTCGCCGCGGTGCGGGTCGCGCAGACCAACTACACGGGAGCCGTTTCGGCCGGACTGGTCTCCGGGCGCGCGTTGCAGGCCCAGGGCCACGGCTCGCTCGTCGTGCTCTCCTCCGTCGCCGGGGAACGGGCCCGCCGGACCGACTTCATCTACGGCTCCAGCAAGGCCGGCCTCGACACCTTCGCCCAGGGCCTCGGCGACGCGCTCCACGGCACCGGCGTGCACGTCATGGTCGTACGCCCCGGCTTCGTCCGGTCCAGGATGACGGCCGGCCTGGAGGAAGCACCGCTCGCGACCACTCCGGAGGCCGTGGCCACGGCGATCGAACTGGGGCTGCGTCGCCGCTCGGAAACGGTGTGGGTGCCGGGGGTGCTGCGGCTGGTGATGTCGGCGCTGCGGCATGTGCCGCGGGGGGTGTTCCGACGGCTGGGGCTGTAGCTGTAGCTGTGGGTACGGCGGGTGTGGCTGTGGTTACAGCGGGGGGCGTGGCGTTGTAACCAGGGTTACAGCGGGGTGCGTGGCCTCGTAACCAGCGTTACAGCAGGCTGCGTGGCCTTGTGACCGGGGTTACAGCTGGCTGGTCGGCAGGGAGCCGCGCTTCACGTGGCCCGCCTGGGGCGGCACGATCGAGCCCCCGAAGGTGAACTCCCGCAGCTTTCGCCACACCCCGTCGGCGCCCTGCTCATAGAGCGCGAACCCGGTGCACGGCCACTCGGCCTCGAAATCGGCGAGTTCCTCGAAGGCGCGGTCCATGGCCGCCTCGTCGATGCCGTGCGCCACGGTGACGTGCGGGTGGTACGGGAACTGGAGTTCCCTTGCGACCGGCCCGGAGGCGTCACGGACCTGCTTCTGGAGCCACGTGCAGGCCTCGGCGCCCTGGGCGACCTGGACGTACACGACCGGCGACAGCGGCCGGAAGGTGCCGGTGCCGGACAGCTTCATCGGGAAGGGCCGGCCCGCCGCGGCGACCTCGGTGAGGTGCGCCTCGATGGCGGGCAGCGCGCTGTCCTCGACCTCTGTCGGCGGCAGGAGGGTGACATGGGTGGGGATGCCATGAGCCGCGGCGTCGCCGAAGCCCGCGCGCCGCTCCTGGAGCAGGCTGCCGTGAGGCTCCGGGACCGCGATCGACACACCGATCGTTACGGTCCCCACGTCGTCTCCTGTTCGTCCCTGTCGTCCTGTCGGATTCGTTCCCGGCCGTCCGGCTATCGACTGTACGGCCACGGCTGTGTTGTGGGCAGGCGCAGGCGTAGTGATGTGCAGCGCTCTGCCCGGTGGTGCTGGTGTGCGGTGGTACGCCCCGGCCGCCGATGGTGACGGCCGGTGCCGGAGGTCGGTCCGGCCTTCACTGCGCCTTGGGTACGGCGCTCGGTGCGGCGTTCAGTGCTTGGCGGGCAGGAAGCCCACTCTCTCGTACGCCTGGGAGAGGGTCTCCGCGGCGACCGCGCGGGCCTTCTCCGCGCCCTTGGCCAGGATCGAGTCCAGCGTCTCCGGGTCGTCCAGGTACTGCTGGGTGCGCTCCCGGAAGGGCGTCACGAAGTCGACGACGATCTCGGCGAGGTCGGTCTTGAGCGCGCCGTAGAGCTTGCCCTCGTACTGCTGCTCCAGCTCCGGGATGCTCGTGCCGGTCAGGGTCGAGTGGATGGTGAGCAGGTTGCTGACGCCCGGCTTGTTCTCGGTGTCGTAGCGGATGACGGTGTCCGTGTCGGTGACCGCGCTCTTGACCTTCTTGGCGGTGGCCTTCGGCTCGTCGAGGAGGTTGATGAGGCCCTTCGGCGTGGACGCCGACTTGCTCATCTTGATCGACGGGTCCTGGAGGTCGTAGATCTTGGCCGTCTCCTTGAGGATGTACGGCTTCGGGATCGTGAAGGTCTCGCCGAAGCGACCGTTGAAGCGCGTGGCGAGGTCACGGGTCAGCTCGACGTGCTGGCGCTGGTCCTCGCCCACCGGGACCTCGTTGGCCTGGTAGAGCAGGATGTCCGCGACCTGGAGGATCGGGTACGTGAACAGGCCGACGCTCGCGCTGTCGGCGCCCTGGCGGGCGGACTTGTCCTTGAACTGGGTCATGCGGGAGGCCTCGCCGAAGCCGGTGAGGCAGTTCATGACCCAGGCGAGCTGGGCGTGCTCGGGGACGTGGCTCTGGACGAACAGCGTGCACCGCTCGGGGTCGAGGCCCGCGGCGAGGAGCTGGGCGGCGGCCAGGCGGGTGTTGGCCGTGAGCTCCTTCGGGTCCTGCGGAATCGTGATCGCGTGCAGGTCGACGACCATGTAGAACGCGTCGTGGGACTCCTGGAGGGCCACCCACTGGCGGACGGCGCCGAGGTAGTTGCCGAGGTGGAACGAGCCTGCGGTGGGCTGGATTCCGGAGAGCACGCGGGGTCGATCAGAGGCCATGCTCACCATTCTCTCAGGTGTCGGGGGCCGATCCGGAACCAGTCGGAAACAGAAGCGCCACGGGTGGGAACCGATTCGGTCCGGGCGGTGTACCAATCCTGTGAGGACGCGGGAGGGGGGCCGCATCGTCGATGAGGCCGCGGTGATCGCACGCGTACGCGCCGGAGACCCGGAGGCGTACGCGGACCTGGTGCGGGCCCATACGGGCATCGCGCTCAGGGCGGCCGCCGCGCTCGGGGCGGGGGCGGACGCGGAGGACGTGGTGCAGCAGGCCTTCGTGAAGGCTTACTGCGCGCTGGGCCGTTTCAAGGACGGCTCGGCGTTCAAGCCGTGGTTTCTGTCGATCGTGGCCAATGAGACGAGGAACACAGTGCGTACGGCGGCCCGCCAGCGCACCCTCGCCGGCCGCGAGGCGGCCTTCGCGGAGGCCGAGCCGCTGATACCGGAGTCGGCGGACCCGGCGGTGGCGGCGGTGGAGATAGAGCGCCGCGCCGCGCTGGAGTCCGCGCTGGACAAGCTGAGCGAGGAGCACCGCCTGGTCGTCACCTACCGCTATCTGCTGGAGATGGACGAGTCCGAGACGGCCCAGGCCCTGGGCTGGCCCAAGGGGACGGTCAAGTCCCGACTGAACCGCGCGCTGCGCAGGCTCGGGAAACTGCTGCCGGATTTCGAGCCCCGGGAAGGAGGTGACGAGCGTGAATGAGTCCTACGGCGACGAGGGCGCCGGCGGGAGCGCGCGTGAGCGCGCGTCCCGGTTGCCCGAGGAGCTGCGGGCGCTCGGGCGGTCGCTGGACGCGCCGGGTGCGGGAGGTGGGGCTGGGGCCGAGTCGATGGTCGAGCGGGTGCTGGAGCAGATACTCGCCGAGCGGCTTGCGGTCCCGGTGGCCCAGCCGCCGGGTCCCGGTGAGCGGCTGCGGGCGGTGCGTCGGTGGACGCGGACGCGGTGGCGTGCGCTGACCGCCACACTGTGCGGGCTCCTGGCGGTCCTCGCGCTCACACCCCCGGTACGGGCGGCGGTCCTGGACTGGTTCGACTTCGGCGGGGTCGAGGTGCGCTACGACCCGTCGGCGGTGCCCTCGCCGGGGGCCGAGGTGCCCGGCTGCGGTCGCTCGGTGTCGTTCGCGCAGGCCGAGCGGCGGGCGGGGTTCGCACCGCTGGTCCCGAAGGCGCTCGGCACTCCGGGTGCGGTGACGGTGACGGCCGAGCCGCAGGGGCGGTTCCTGATGAGCCTGTGCTGGCGGGAGGGCGGGCACACGATCCGGCTGGACGAGTTCCCGCAGCGGCTCGACCCCAGCTTCGCCAAGACCTTGCGCGAGCCGCCGGAGTGGATCGCGCTGGGCGGCCCTCCGGGAGCCGACGGGGTGCAGGACCACGCCCTGTGGTTCCCGCACCCCCATCTGCTCGGCTTCTGGCTGGTCGACGACGACGGGGACCGCTTCACCCGCACGGAGCGGACCGCCGGGCCGACGTTGCTGTGGATCCATCACGGCGGCGGAGCGAGCGTGACGCTGCGGCTCGAGGGCGTGGCGTCGAAGGAACGGGCGGTGAAGATCGCGCAGTCGCTCGGCGACCCGACGGACGAGGGCGCCGGGAAAACCCCGAAATAGTGCGCGCGGGGTGGGAACCCCGGCGAGCCGGGCGGTGTACCAGAAGTGACAAGCGGCCCGGGGACGGGGCGCACGGGGATCGTCTGGTGGGGGTTGGCATGAGGAGTCGTGAGGCGGGCCGGAGGGGCCGATGTCTTGAGATGGGGCGGAGGGGCTTGCGCCGTGAACTGGCGGCGGGACTGGGGGCGTTGGCGGCCGGCCTGGCGCTGACGTTGTGGGGTGCGCCCCTCGCGTCGGCAGGCGGGCCGACGAGCGTGCTGGTGGTCTCGCCGGAGAGCGGGGAGACGGCGTCGCTCTACTACTCCGACGAGGAGTACGGCGAGTTGGAGCGGCTCCTGGGCCCTCGGGGTTCCGGCACGCGAAGCAAACCGCCCGAGGCGAACCTGCTCGCCGCCCGTCAGATCAACGTCACCTGGATGGCGCACGACATCTCCCCGTGGCGGCTGGACCAGGTCTTCCCGGCGGCCGACTCGAACGAGGTGTGGATACACACCGCGGAGCATGTACCGGAGTCGGTGAACGGCCAGTGGCACCGCACCAGCGACCCCATACAACTGCGCGCCCTGCTCCAGGACTTGGGCGTGATGGGCGAGGCCTCCGGCGAGGGCCATGCCATCTTCCCGGAGCCCAAGCCGGATCAGGAGCCGGAGCAGGACGCGCGGAGCGGCGCGGGGGCGGCGGACGTGGGGTCGGCGGGCCCGGGGGCGGCGGAGAGCTCGGCGGCCGTGGTTCGGTCCTCGGCGGCGGAGGGGGTCCAGTGGTGGTGGGCTCTTCCGGGCCTGGTGGCGGGAGCGGTACTGGCTCTGGTACTGCGGCCGTTCGTGCTGCGAATGCGGTGGGAGCGGCTGCGCCGGGACCCGGGGCCGCGGCAGGAACTGCGTGATGTGTGACGAAGGGAGGCGTTCGCGAGCTTGAGTTGACGAGGCTGTGTCGATCGAGGGGGATGCGATGCGGAACATGCACGGTGGGCTGCGGCTCGGGCCGCGCGGGGCGTTATGGGCGCTCGCACCGGCGGTTTTGGCGGTGGCCGTGTGCGGGGCTCCGGCGGCCGACGCCGCGACAGCGTCCGCGCGGGAGGCGGGTCTCGACAGGCCCGACCTGGCGATGGTGGTCACCGGTGGCACGGGCCGGACCGAGGCGGTGCGTTCCGACGAGCCGTACTTCGCTCGCCTGTGGGAGCTGTTGCAGCCGACGTACGCGGGCACCGAGCGGGTGTCGGACAGCTGGCAGGAGGGCCGCTATCCGCCGGCGCGGATCACCGTGGTGTGGGGGCTGACGGGTGTCGGCGGCTGGCCGCGGACGCACTCGGCGCCCGGGGGTGATGTGGCCGTGGAGCGCCAGGACCAGTTGTTCCTGACCGGAGACGGCACACCGTGGGTGCGCACGGATCCGGCCCCGGAGCGGGAGGACGACGACATCCGCTGGCACCGGGCGGAGCGGACCGTCTTCGAAAGGCTGGACCGGGCAGGGCTGTTGGGCGATACCGGCTCGGGCCGTCCCGGAGGCGGTCACGGGGGCGGGGGCGCCGACCCGCAGGGCGCCTGGTGGGCGGTGCCGGGGCTTGCCGTGGGGTTCGCAGCCGGGGCCGGCGGCACCCGGCTGATACGCCGCGCGGCGGCCCGGCCGGGAGCCGGACCGCCGCGGGAGGAGCCACGACAGGAACTCATCGATCTCTAGGAGTCACCGTTCTTTGACAACTCAAGAGAGGAAGGGTCAGCCGAGGTCGACCTCGGGGTACAGCGGGAAACCGGCCACGAGGTCGGTGGCCCGGTGGGAGATCTCGTCCGCGACCTTCGCATCGAGGATGTGCGCGGCCTTGGACGGGGCGCCCGACTTGGTGGTGCCGGACTCCGTGGTGGTGAGGACACGGTCGATGAGTCCGGCGACCTCGTCCATCTCGGCGGTGCCGAGGCCCCGGGTGGTCAGGGCGGGGGTGCCGATGCGGATGCCGGAGGTGTACCAGGCGCCGTTCGGGTCGGCCGGGATCGCGTTGCGGTTGGTGACGATGCCCGACTCCAGCAGGGCGGCCTCGGCCTGGCGGCCGGTGAGGCCGTAGGAGGAGGAGACGTCGATCAGGTTGAGGTGGTTGTCGGTGCCGCCGGTGACCAGGGTGGCGCCGCGGCGCATCAGGCCCTCGGCCAGGGCGCGGGAGTTGTCGACGATGCGCTGGGCGTAGTCCTGGAAGGAGGGCTGACGCGCCTCGGCGAGGGCGACGGCCTTGGCGGCCATGACGTGCGGGAGCGGGCCGCCGAGGACCATCGGGCAGCCGCGGTCGACCTGGTCCTTGAGGGAGTCGTCGCACAGCACCATGCCGCCGCGCGGGCCCCGCAGGGACTTGTGGGTGGTGGTGGTGACGATCTGGGCGTGCGGGACCGGGTCGAAGTCGCCGGTGAGGACCTTGCCGGCGACGAGACCGGCGAAGTGGGCCATGTCGACCATGAGGGTGGCGCCGACCTCGTCGGCGATCTCCCGCATGATCCGGAAGTTGACCAGACGCGGATAGGCCGAGTAGCCGGCCACGATGATGAGCGGCTTGAACTCGCGGGCCGAGGCGCGCAGGGCGTCGTAGTCGACGAGCCCGGTGGCGGGGTCGGTGCCGTAGGAGCGCTGGTCGAACATCTTGCCGGAGATGTTCGGGCGGAAGCCGTGGGTGAGGTGGCCGCCGGCGTCCAGGGACATGCCGAGCATGCGCTGGTTGCCGAAGGCCTGGCGGAGCTCGGCCCAGTCGGCGTCGGAGAGGTCGTTGACCTGGCGGGCGCCGGCCTTCTCCAGGGCGGGGACCTCGACGCGCTGGGCGAGGACGGACCAGAAGGCGACGAGGTTGGCGTCGATACCGGAGTGCGGCTGGACGTAGGCGTGGCGGGCGCCGAAGAGCTCCTTGGCGTGCTCGGCGGCCAGGGATTCGACGGTGTCCACGTTGCGACAGCCGGCGTAGAAGCGGCGGCCGACGGTGCCCTCGGCGTACTTGTCGCTGAACCAGTTGCCCATCGCGAGGAGCGTGGCCGGGGAGGCGTAGTTCTCGGAGGCGATCAGCTTGAGCATCTCGCGCTGGTCGTGGACCTCCTGGCCGATGGCGTCGGCGACGCGCGGCTCGACGGCGCGGATCACGTCGAGGGCGGCGCGGAAGGCCGTGGACTCGGGGGACAGGGGCTGCTGCTCTGACATGGCGGCCTCCGGGCTGCGTGGCTTGAAGCGGTCACGGATCACGGTTCGGCCCAGGCGCACGGCACTTGGTCATTCACAGGCCGCTCCCCGATGGTCCGTCCCATCCCAGCGCGCCAGTCACGGCCTGCCGGCCAGCCTACCGGGCAGGCCGTTCGGCTCCCGGGTGGCGTCCACCATGCGAGCGACGGCAGCGAGGCCCGGATGGGGCGTGTGGGCCTCGCTGCCGTGGTGGTGGACGACGTCAGAACAGCAGGTCGGCGAGGCGGTCGATCTGATCGGGGTCCGAGGCCCAGCAGTAGAGCATCACCTCGTCGGCGCCGATGCCGAAGTAGGCGTCGGTGGTCTCGCGGATCTGTCGCGGGGTGGTGAGCAGGCCGGCCTCCATGTACTCGACGTGGCCGCTGAAGGCGTAGTAGTCGCGGAGGTTGCGGCGGGCCAGGTCCAGGGTGGTGTCCGGGCCGAGGGCGACGTTCGCCTGGGCGACCAGGCGGGGGCGGCCGGGGCGGTCGTGCTTCTGCCAGGCCGTGGCGGCGTCGCGGAACAGGTTGGCCATGAAGGAGGGGGGCAGGGCGGCGCCGAGGAAACCGTCGCCGAAGCGGCCCACGCGTTCCAGGGCGGCAGGGGCGAAGCCGCCGAAGAGGACCTCCGGGCCGCCGGG
Above is a window of Streptomyces griseorubiginosus DNA encoding:
- the trpS gene encoding tryptophan--tRNA ligase, with translation MASDRPRVLSGIQPTAGSFHLGNYLGAVRQWVALQESHDAFYMVVDLHAITIPQDPKELTANTRLAAAQLLAAGLDPERCTLFVQSHVPEHAQLAWVMNCLTGFGEASRMTQFKDKSARQGADSASVGLFTYPILQVADILLYQANEVPVGEDQRQHVELTRDLATRFNGRFGETFTIPKPYILKETAKIYDLQDPSIKMSKSASTPKGLINLLDEPKATAKKVKSAVTDTDTVIRYDTENKPGVSNLLTIHSTLTGTSIPELEQQYEGKLYGALKTDLAEIVVDFVTPFRERTQQYLDDPETLDSILAKGAEKARAVAAETLSQAYERVGFLPAKH
- a CDS encoding 2'-5' RNA ligase family protein; amino-acid sequence: MGTVTIGVSIAVPEPHGSLLQERRAGFGDAAAHGIPTHVTLLPPTEVEDSALPAIEAHLTEVAAAGRPFPMKLSGTGTFRPLSPVVYVQVAQGAEACTWLQKQVRDASGPVARELQFPYHPHVTVAHGIDEAAMDRAFEELADFEAEWPCTGFALYEQGADGVWRKLREFTFGGSIVPPQAGHVKRGSLPTSQL
- a CDS encoding FAD-binding oxidoreductase, which gives rise to MSADTVPVTGWGRTAPTAARLTRPRSYEEAVAAVRGCGARGGIPRGLGRAYGDAAQNAGGAVFDMTGLDRVHAIDADGGTVLCDAGVSLHRLMEVLLPLGWFVPVTPGTRHVTVGGAIGADVHGRNHHVSGSFSRHVLSFELLTADGEIRTVRRDTPLFDATTGGMGLTGMILTATVQLQPVETSLMSVDTERARDLDDLMARLTATDHAYRYSVAWIDLLARGAATGRAVLTRGNHAPLDALRASGTPGRGTRARRNALAFRTPRLPSPPAFLPEGLLNRTTVGLFNELWYRKAPRARTGRLQRIPAFFHPLDGVPHWNRVYGRGGLVQYQFVVGHGHEEALHRIVRRVSGHRCPSFLAVLKRFGDADPGWLSFPVPGWTLALDLPARLPGLGPLLDALDDEVAAVGGRVCLAKDSRLRPELLATMYPRLDDFRALRAELDPRGVFTSDLSRRLAL
- a CDS encoding decaprenylphospho-beta-D-erythro-pentofuranosid-2-ulose 2-reductase, translating into MKDAFGLPQSLLVLGGTSEIALATARRLVVRRVRTVWLAGRPSPALESAATELRTLGADVHTVAFDALDPESHEAVLGKVFTEGDVDMVLLAFGILGDQAHDEREPVAAVRVAQTNYTGAVSAGLVSGRALQAQGHGSLVVLSSVAGERARRTDFIYGSSKAGLDTFAQGLGDALHGTGVHVMVVRPGFVRSRMTAGLEEAPLATTPEAVATAIELGLRRRSETVWVPGVLRLVMSALRHVPRGVFRRLGL
- a CDS encoding RNA polymerase sigma factor; this encodes MIARVRAGDPEAYADLVRAHTGIALRAAAALGAGADAEDVVQQAFVKAYCALGRFKDGSAFKPWFLSIVANETRNTVRTAARQRTLAGREAAFAEAEPLIPESADPAVAAVEIERRAALESALDKLSEEHRLVVTYRYLLEMDESETAQALGWPKGTVKSRLNRALRRLGKLLPDFEPREGGDERE
- a CDS encoding glycine hydroxymethyltransferase, which encodes MSEQQPLSPESTAFRAALDVIRAVEPRVADAIGQEVHDQREMLKLIASENYASPATLLAMGNWFSDKYAEGTVGRRFYAGCRNVDTVESLAAEHAKELFGARHAYVQPHSGIDANLVAFWSVLAQRVEVPALEKAGARQVNDLSDADWAELRQAFGNQRMLGMSLDAGGHLTHGFRPNISGKMFDQRSYGTDPATGLVDYDALRASAREFKPLIIVAGYSAYPRLVNFRIMREIADEVGATLMVDMAHFAGLVAGKVLTGDFDPVPHAQIVTTTTHKSLRGPRGGMVLCDDSLKDQVDRGCPMVLGGPLPHVMAAKAVALAEARQPSFQDYAQRIVDNSRALAEGLMRRGATLVTGGTDNHLNLIDVSSSYGLTGRQAEAALLESGIVTNRNAIPADPNGAWYTSGIRIGTPALTTRGLGTAEMDEVAGLIDRVLTTTESGTTKSGAPSKAAHILDAKVADEISHRATDLVAGFPLYPEVDLG